Within the Corynebacterium tuberculostearicum genome, the region CGTGGAAGAAGCCATCGTCAACGCGGTCACCGCCGCCGACCCCGGCCTAGGCTTGAGCGCGTACCGCGATCTGCTGGACTAAGATAAGGCGCATTATGACTTTAGGTGGAACATCTAACTACCAGCCGGCGCCCACGGGCCAGGTCAATCGCGGCGATTCCAAGAACTACACCCGCAGTGGCCGCATCACCACCGGCTTTTCTATAGCCATTGGCTTTCTCGTGGTGGAGTGGGCGGTCCACATCATCAACGCTTTCCTGTTTGGTGGCCAGCTTTCTAACTACGGCATTCGCCCGCTGGATTTCAATGGCATCTGGGGCATTGTCACCGCCCCGCTGCTCCACGCCAACTTTGAGCACTTGATGTCTAACTCGGTGCCCGGCGCCATCTTCTGCTTCCTCATCGGTCTGTCCGGCCGCAAGGCCTGGTGGGAGGTCACGCTGATCACCACGCTGGTCGCGGGTCTTGGAACCTGGTTTATCGGCGGCCCCGGTACCTCCCATATCGGTGCTTCCAGCTTGGTCTATGGCTGGCTGGCATATCTGATTGTGCGCGGAATTTTTAACCGCTCGCTCATCCAGACCATCTTGGGCATCGTGCTCGGCTTCGCCTACTCCGGCTTGGTATGGGGCGTGTTGCCCGTCTACGAGGGCGTGAGCTGGCAGGGCCACCTCTTCGGTGCCATCGGCGGAATCCTCGCCGGTATGACCATTACCTCGGACGACCCGGTTAAGGCAGTGAAGCGCTAATGCCAACTGCGACCTCTCCCATCGGCATCTTTGATTCCGGCGTGGGCGGGCTCACCGTGGCCCGCGCGGTGATGGAACAGCTGCCGCACGAATCCGTCATCTATACCGGCGATACCGCCCACAGCCCTTATGGCCCGCGGCCCATCTCTGAAGTCCGCGCCTTTTCTCAAGACGTGGCCGATCGGCTGGTGGAACGCGGCTGCAAGATGCTGGTCATCGCGTGCAATACCGCCACCGCCGCCTTCTTGCACGATGCGCGCGAGCGCTACGATATCCCCATCGTGGAGGTCATCCGGCCCGCGGTGCGCCGTGCCATGTCCACCACGCGCAACGGAAAAATCGGTGTCATCGGCACCGAAGGCACCATCAAATCTGGCGCCTATCAGGATCTCTTTGCGCTCAACCCCAAGGTGCAGGCCTTTGCCACCGCCTGCCCGGACTTTGTTCCCTTTGTCGAGCGCGGCATTACCGCCGGCCGCCAGATTCTCGGCGTCGCAGAGGGCTACCTGGCCCCGCTGCAAGCGCAAGGGGTAGACACGCTGGTGTTGGGCTGCACGCATTATCCGCTGTTGACCGGCATTATCCAGCTGGCGATGGGCGATAATGTTTCGCTGGTGACCTCCTCAGAGGAGACCACCAAGGATGTGATGCGGATTCTCACGGAAACGGATATGTTGGCCCCCGCAGATAATCAGCCGGTCCACACTTTTGAATCTACCGGCGACCCAGAGGCCTTTGCCCGCCTTGCCACGCGCTTTCTCGGCCCCCAGATTGCATAAGGAAGTGCAATTTCTCCCCCGTTTGCACGTTGAGTACGCATGCGGGGTGATTTCATGGAACTATTGAGCCCATGAAGCTGACCATCCTAGGCTGCTCCGGTAGCGTCCCCACCGCCCAGAATCCCGCCTCAGGCTACTTGCTGTCCTTCGATAATGCGCCGTCCATCGTCCTCGATATGGGCCCTGGCACCTTGGCGCAGCTGGAACAGCAGCAGGATCCTTGTGATGCGCACGTGGCCTTTAGCCATTTGCATGCCGATCACTGCCTGGATTTTCCTTCCCTGATGGTGTGGCGCCGCTTCCATCCCACGGCGCCGGCGGCTTCGCGCAATATGTGCTTCGGGCCGAAGGCTACGCCCACGCACCTGGGCCGCCTGTCCTCCGATGAGGTCGATGGCATCGATGACATGTCCGATACCTTCGCCTTTAGTGCCTGGGAGCCGGGCGAGCGCCAGCTGGTAGATGATGTCTATATCACCCCCTTCGCGGTAAACCACCCGGTAGAGGCCTATGCCTTGCGTGTGGAGCATACGAAGACGGGCCAGATTATTACCTATTCCGGTGACTCTTCGTATACGCCCGCGCTTGTCGAAGCCGCCCGTGGTGCCGACATCTTCCTCTGCGAGGCGGCCTGGGGCGAGACCTCTGAGGGCAAGGCGCCGGACATGCATATGTCGGGCGCGGAAGCCGGTAGGGCGGCGCGCGAGGCGGGTGTGAGCAAGCTCGTGCTCATCCACATTCAGCCGTGGGGCGATGCGCAAGCTACTTTGGAGGCCGCCCGCTCCGAATTCGACGGCGAGATTGTCCTCGGCGCCGCGGGGATGGAGTTCTAAGATACGCTGGGCGGCATGACTGAATTTACTCGTGCCGATGGGCGCGCGCTCGACCAGATGCGCAGCGTCCGCATTACCCGCAATTTCACCACCAACCCGGCC harbors:
- a CDS encoding MBL fold metallo-hydrolase, whose protein sequence is MKLTILGCSGSVPTAQNPASGYLLSFDNAPSIVLDMGPGTLAQLEQQQDPCDAHVAFSHLHADHCLDFPSLMVWRRFHPTAPAASRNMCFGPKATPTHLGRLSSDEVDGIDDMSDTFAFSAWEPGERQLVDDVYITPFAVNHPVEAYALRVEHTKTGQIITYSGDSSYTPALVEAARGADIFLCEAAWGETSEGKAPDMHMSGAEAGRAAREAGVSKLVLIHIQPWGDAQATLEAARSEFDGEIVLGAAGMEF
- the murI gene encoding glutamate racemase, with the translated sequence MPTATSPIGIFDSGVGGLTVARAVMEQLPHESVIYTGDTAHSPYGPRPISEVRAFSQDVADRLVERGCKMLVIACNTATAAFLHDARERYDIPIVEVIRPAVRRAMSTTRNGKIGVIGTEGTIKSGAYQDLFALNPKVQAFATACPDFVPFVERGITAGRQILGVAEGYLAPLQAQGVDTLVLGCTHYPLLTGIIQLAMGDNVSLVTSSEETTKDVMRILTETDMLAPADNQPVHTFESTGDPEAFARLATRFLGPQIA
- a CDS encoding rhomboid family intramembrane serine protease; translated protein: MTLGGTSNYQPAPTGQVNRGDSKNYTRSGRITTGFSIAIGFLVVEWAVHIINAFLFGGQLSNYGIRPLDFNGIWGIVTAPLLHANFEHLMSNSVPGAIFCFLIGLSGRKAWWEVTLITTLVAGLGTWFIGGPGTSHIGASSLVYGWLAYLIVRGIFNRSLIQTILGIVLGFAYSGLVWGVLPVYEGVSWQGHLFGAIGGILAGMTITSDDPVKAVKR